Proteins encoded within one genomic window of Sphaerotilus montanus:
- a CDS encoding copper chaperone PCu(A)C: protein MKTFFKPSRRQLLTTALALALTLPCAVVAHDFKAGDIVIDHPYATPSLPGTRTGAVYFRGLRNTGRSADSLVSARTAAAGSVEIHRMVMDGEVMRMGALDKLALPAGSELPFRHGGQYHLMLLDLTSPLVVGDRFQLTLRFERGGEREVTVWVQQPRQAARDSGHQH from the coding sequence ATGAAGACGTTTTTCAAGCCCTCGCGCCGCCAGCTCCTGACGACCGCCCTGGCGTTGGCCCTCACGCTGCCCTGCGCCGTGGTGGCCCATGACTTCAAAGCGGGCGACATCGTCATCGACCACCCCTATGCCACGCCCTCGTTGCCAGGCACCCGCACCGGCGCTGTCTACTTCCGGGGACTGCGCAACACCGGGCGCAGCGCCGACAGCCTGGTCAGTGCGCGCACGGCTGCAGCAGGTTCGGTCGAGATCCACCGGATGGTCATGGACGGCGAGGTCATGCGCATGGGGGCGCTGGACAAGCTGGCCTTGCCGGCGGGCAGCGAGCTGCCGTTTCGACATGGGGGGCAGTACCACCTGATGCTGCTGGACCTGACGTCACCGCTGGTGGTGGGGGACCGCTTCCAGCTGACGCTGCGCTTCGAGCGCGGCGGCGAGCGAGAGGTCACCGTCTGGGTGCAGCAGCCCCGGCAAGCAGCACGCGACAGCGGCCACCAGCACTGA
- a CDS encoding DUF2946 family protein: MSLGRRSLMRLVWMALLAVLMVAAAPTVSRLLGAGDPARAAVLAEICSVGMASVAAPASEVPDPEFTGDGAHCPLCLSAAVAFAWPESDRRADHAPAAQHLRPAMEPLYLPGPAPVWRSAPPRAPPAHA; the protein is encoded by the coding sequence ATGTCCCTCGGTCGCCGTTCCCTGATGCGCCTGGTCTGGATGGCCTTGCTGGCCGTCCTGATGGTGGCCGCCGCTCCGACGGTGTCGCGCCTGCTGGGCGCGGGCGATCCTGCACGGGCGGCGGTGCTGGCCGAGATCTGCTCGGTCGGCATGGCGTCGGTGGCAGCCCCCGCGTCGGAGGTGCCTGATCCGGAATTCACCGGGGACGGCGCCCATTGCCCGCTGTGCCTGTCCGCGGCCGTGGCCTTCGCCTGGCCCGAGTCCGATCGCCGGGCCGACCATGCGCCCGCTGCGCAACACCTGCGGCCCGCCATGGAGCCGCTGTACCTGCCCGGACCGGCCCCGGTCTGGCGCTCGGCGCCGCCTCGCGCCCCTCCCGCGCACGCCTGA
- the coaBC gene encoding bifunctional phosphopantothenoylcysteine decarboxylase/phosphopantothenate--cysteine ligase CoaBC — protein sequence MTETTRSRPDLAGRRLVLGLTGGIACYKSAELLRLLVKAGAEVHVAMTDGAQRFITTETLQALSGHPVTTDTWDAREPNGMPHINLTRGADAVVIAPASADFIARLAQGRADDLLSLTCLARPLASGAADARPVPLILAPAMNREMWSHPATQRNVAQVQADGALVLGVDAGAQACGEIGDGRMIEAAAIVEDLIAALSPKPLAGKRVLITAGPTFEAIDPVRGITNLSSGKMGFSLARAAREAGADVTLVAGPVHLDTPRGVRRIDVRSAQQMHDAVLPAAPLHDLFIATAAVADWRPASLSAHKIKKDGKKIAPTFELSENPDILAAVAALPDRPYCVGFAAESEKLEHHAREKLLRKRVPLIVGNLGPATFGRDDNALLLVDADGARALPEDGSRCDKQELARALMQDIARRLPVRD from the coding sequence ATGACTGAAACCACGCGTTCCCGCCCCGATCTCGCCGGCCGCCGCCTCGTGCTGGGCCTCACTGGCGGCATCGCCTGCTACAAGAGTGCCGAGCTGCTGCGCTTGCTGGTCAAGGCCGGCGCCGAGGTGCATGTGGCCATGACCGACGGCGCGCAGCGCTTCATCACCACCGAGACGCTGCAGGCCCTGTCCGGCCACCCCGTCACCACCGACACCTGGGACGCCCGCGAACCCAACGGCATGCCCCACATCAACCTGACCCGCGGCGCCGATGCCGTGGTCATCGCCCCGGCCAGCGCCGACTTCATCGCCCGCCTGGCGCAGGGACGAGCCGACGACCTGCTGAGCCTGACCTGTCTGGCGCGTCCGCTGGCCAGCGGTGCGGCCGATGCGCGCCCGGTGCCGCTGATCCTGGCGCCCGCGATGAACCGCGAGATGTGGTCGCACCCCGCCACGCAGCGCAATGTGGCGCAGGTGCAGGCCGACGGCGCGCTGGTGCTGGGCGTGGACGCGGGCGCGCAGGCCTGCGGCGAGATCGGCGATGGCCGGATGATCGAGGCCGCCGCGATCGTCGAGGACCTGATCGCCGCGCTCTCGCCCAAGCCGCTGGCGGGCAAGCGGGTGCTGATCACGGCCGGCCCGACCTTCGAGGCGATCGACCCGGTGCGCGGCATCACCAACCTGTCGAGCGGCAAGATGGGCTTCTCGCTGGCCCGCGCCGCCCGCGAGGCCGGTGCCGACGTGACGCTGGTCGCCGGCCCGGTGCACCTGGACACGCCGCGTGGCGTGCGCCGCATCGACGTGCGCTCGGCGCAGCAGATGCACGACGCCGTGCTGCCGGCCGCGCCGCTGCACGACCTCTTCATCGCCACCGCCGCGGTGGCCGACTGGCGCCCGGCCAGCCTGTCCGCGCACAAGATCAAGAAGGACGGCAAGAAGATCGCGCCGACCTTCGAGCTCAGCGAGAACCCCGACATCCTCGCCGCCGTGGCCGCCTTGCCGGACCGGCCCTACTGCGTCGGTTTCGCCGCCGAGAGCGAGAAGCTCGAACACCACGCCCGCGAGAAGCTGCTGCGCAAGCGGGTGCCGCTGATTGTCGGCAACCTCGGCCCGGCCACCTTCGGCCGCGACGACAACGCGCTGCTGCTGGTCGATGCCGACGGCGCCCGCGCGCTGCCCGAGGACGGCAGCCGCTGCGACAAGCAGGAACTGGCCCGTGCGCTCATGCAGGACATCGCGCGGCGCCTGCCGGTCCGCGATTGA
- a CDS encoding TonB-dependent receptor plug domain-containing protein, with protein MRTHTALTLPFPMLLLASVVQAQTATPPAEPPSTVPATTLERVEIRRTAPSDTVQRQQSTAAKTVVGREEIERMGDASVADVLKRLPGVTLGGGRPGRGGDVRLRGLGSGYTQILLNGERMPYGMSLDTLTPDQVERIEITRGPSAETGAQAIAGTINIVLRESVRQRLNNVHLRLGHDDGRWSPNLSWTRADQIDTFSYNLAANLHDGRDRDHTEARTEETRLADGTTLRDERRTTDEVSRRQALHAGGRMQWRLGAGETFALMPFVILSESSSQSVQTLQSLTPTAVPDYATADQAGTGRFALGRLNAQWQTRLDSGLRLELKAGGSLSRSAGDSVRTERDGSDTALRRLDDDRTGKDRGLSTGGKLSRTADDGAHLLSLGWEAEHNQREETRTTLETSATGMRALNGEVGDTLQARTLRTALWAQDEWTVTPQWSLQGGLRWEALDTTSDAADGRLGSRSSVLTPLFHAAWKPVEGGKDQVRLSLTRSYRAPTLANLIARRSEATGTNLETNPDRAGNPQLRPELATGLDLAFEHYLPAGGVLSIGVFERRIDQLIRSRTTLETVDGVSRWVSRPQNIGDAVTRGVELEAKFRLSEVVAEDAPPLEVRANLSAFRSRVTSVSGPDNRLDKQPDWSANLGGDWRVRGLPLVLGASLNFTPGYTIQLSDSQRNTVDTRRVIDAYALWTFSPALQLRLSASNLQPLDNVSSATVTTADTRQVATTSNPGTTAWALRLEMKL; from the coding sequence ATGCGCACCCACACCGCCCTGACCCTGCCCTTCCCGATGCTGCTGCTGGCCAGCGTCGTCCAAGCCCAGACCGCCACACCGCCGGCCGAGCCGCCATCGACGGTGCCGGCCACGACGCTGGAGCGGGTCGAGATCCGCCGCACGGCACCGTCCGACACGGTGCAGCGCCAGCAGTCCACGGCCGCGAAGACGGTGGTCGGCCGCGAGGAGATCGAGCGCATGGGCGATGCCTCCGTCGCCGACGTGCTCAAGCGCCTGCCGGGCGTGACGCTGGGCGGCGGCCGGCCCGGCCGCGGTGGCGATGTCCGCCTGCGCGGGCTGGGCAGCGGCTACACGCAGATCCTGCTCAACGGCGAGCGCATGCCCTACGGCATGTCGCTGGACACCCTCACGCCGGACCAGGTCGAGCGCATCGAGATCACCCGCGGCCCCAGCGCCGAAACCGGCGCGCAGGCCATCGCCGGCACGATCAACATCGTGCTGCGCGAATCGGTGCGCCAGCGGCTGAACAACGTCCACCTGCGCCTGGGCCACGACGACGGCCGGTGGTCGCCGAACCTGAGCTGGACGCGCGCCGACCAGATCGACACCTTCAGCTACAACCTCGCGGCCAATCTGCACGACGGCCGTGACCGCGACCACACCGAAGCCCGCACGGAGGAAACCCGCCTGGCCGACGGCACCACGCTGCGGGACGAGCGGCGCACCACGGACGAGGTCTCGCGTCGCCAGGCCCTCCACGCCGGCGGACGCATGCAGTGGCGCCTCGGCGCGGGCGAGACCTTCGCGCTGATGCCGTTTGTCATCCTGTCCGAGTCGAGCAGCCAGAGCGTGCAGACCCTGCAATCGCTGACCCCGACCGCCGTCCCGGACTACGCCACCGCGGACCAGGCGGGCACCGGCCGCTTCGCCCTCGGCCGACTCAACGCACAGTGGCAGACGCGGCTCGACAGCGGCCTGCGCCTGGAGCTGAAAGCCGGCGGCAGCCTGAGCCGCTCTGCAGGCGACAGCGTGCGCACCGAACGCGATGGCAGCGACACGGCCCTGCGCCGCCTCGATGACGACCGGACCGGCAAAGACCGCGGCCTGAGCACGGGCGGCAAGCTCAGCCGCACCGCGGACGACGGCGCACACCTGCTCTCGCTGGGCTGGGAAGCCGAACACAACCAGCGCGAGGAAACCCGCACCACGCTGGAAACCAGCGCCACCGGCATGCGCGCGCTCAACGGCGAGGTCGGCGACACGCTGCAGGCGCGCACGCTGCGCACCGCGCTGTGGGCACAGGACGAGTGGACGGTGACGCCGCAGTGGTCGTTGCAGGGCGGCCTGCGCTGGGAGGCACTCGACACGACCAGCGACGCCGCCGACGGCCGCCTCGGCAGCCGCAGCAGCGTGCTGACCCCGCTGTTCCACGCCGCCTGGAAGCCGGTCGAAGGGGGCAAGGACCAGGTGCGCCTGAGCCTGACCCGCAGCTACCGCGCCCCGACCCTCGCCAACCTGATCGCCCGCCGCAGCGAAGCCACCGGCACCAACCTCGAGACCAACCCCGACCGCGCGGGCAATCCGCAGCTCCGGCCCGAGCTGGCCACCGGGCTGGACCTGGCGTTCGAGCATTACCTGCCGGCTGGCGGCGTGCTGAGCATCGGCGTGTTCGAGCGCCGCATCGACCAGCTCATCCGCTCACGGACCACGCTGGAAACGGTCGACGGCGTGTCGCGCTGGGTGTCGCGCCCGCAGAACATCGGCGACGCGGTGACCCGCGGGGTCGAGCTGGAGGCCAAGTTCCGCTTGAGCGAGGTGGTGGCCGAGGACGCGCCGCCGCTGGAGGTGCGCGCCAACCTGAGCGCCTTTCGCTCGCGCGTGACCAGCGTCAGCGGTCCGGACAACCGCCTCGACAAGCAGCCCGACTGGAGCGCCAACCTCGGCGGCGACTGGCGGGTCCGCGGCCTGCCGCTGGTGCTGGGGGCGAGTCTCAACTTCACGCCCGGGTACACGATCCAGCTCAGCGACAGCCAGCGCAACACGGTGGACACCCGCCGCGTGATCGACGCCTACGCGCTGTGGACCTTCTCGCCCGCGCTGCAGCTGCGCCTCTCGGCCAGCAACCTGCAGCCGCTGGACAACGTCAGCAGTGCCACCGTCACCACCGCAGACACCCGCCAGGTGGCGACGACCAGCAACCCTGGAACCACCGCGTGGGCGCTGCGGCTGGAGATGAAGCTCTGA
- a CDS encoding phenylacetate--CoA ligase family protein — MALQQDEPWAGWIAPWTTPKSWVGAGARAAEPSLVEQRCQSLLDHAHAHSAFYRQHHGATGRVTTASWTDLPPVTKSQLMRHFGDWVTDPAITREGVEAFLADRSRIGTDFLRRYAVWTSSGTSGEPGIFIQDSAALAVYSTMLESRMDRRFATHRWWALAATGAMGPWGLRPRSALVAALDGHYAGVSFWSRQCRFNPVAGSESRAFSVTAPIEQLCSELQAWRPAFIASYPSMLVELARQQEAGRLRLMPLALWSGGEGLAASTRDWIESVFGAPVVNDYGASECLAIAFECPHGRLHLNDDWVLMEPVDAQDRPVPVGTASHSVLLTNLANRVQPLIRYRLGDSVTMHPDDCACGNHRPSFTVEGRCDDTLQFPNAAGDVVHLSPMAVTTALEEGADVHRFQLRQTAPDALELRLDVSLCADPAALRAASLEALRRYFVAQGLSVRLSTSDEAPVIDPRSGKLRQVVSEL, encoded by the coding sequence ATGGCATTGCAGCAAGACGAACCCTGGGCGGGCTGGATCGCCCCCTGGACCACCCCCAAATCCTGGGTTGGCGCGGGCGCACGGGCCGCCGAACCCAGTCTGGTCGAACAGCGATGCCAGTCGCTGCTCGACCATGCCCACGCCCACAGCGCGTTCTACCGCCAGCACCACGGCGCCACGGGCCGGGTCACGACCGCGTCGTGGACCGATCTGCCGCCGGTCACGAAGTCGCAGCTCATGCGGCACTTCGGCGACTGGGTGACCGATCCGGCGATCACGCGCGAGGGGGTGGAGGCCTTTCTGGCCGACCGGAGCCGGATCGGCACGGACTTCCTGCGCCGCTACGCGGTGTGGACCAGCTCGGGCACCAGCGGCGAGCCGGGCATCTTCATCCAGGACAGCGCGGCACTCGCGGTGTACTCGACGATGCTCGAAAGCCGCATGGACCGGCGTTTTGCCACCCACCGCTGGTGGGCCCTGGCGGCGACCGGCGCGATGGGTCCGTGGGGTCTGCGGCCGCGCAGCGCGCTGGTGGCCGCACTCGATGGGCACTATGCCGGCGTGTCCTTCTGGTCCCGCCAGTGCCGCTTCAACCCGGTGGCGGGCAGCGAGTCGCGGGCGTTTTCCGTGACCGCGCCGATCGAGCAGCTGTGCAGCGAACTGCAGGCCTGGCGCCCGGCCTTCATCGCCAGCTACCCGAGCATGCTGGTCGAGCTGGCGCGGCAGCAGGAGGCGGGGCGGCTGCGGCTGATGCCCCTGGCGCTCTGGTCCGGTGGCGAGGGACTGGCCGCCAGCACACGCGACTGGATCGAGTCGGTGTTCGGTGCCCCGGTGGTCAATGACTACGGCGCCTCCGAGTGCCTGGCCATCGCCTTCGAATGCCCGCATGGCCGCCTGCACCTGAACGACGACTGGGTGCTGATGGAGCCGGTGGATGCGCAGGACCGGCCTGTTCCGGTCGGCACCGCATCGCACTCGGTGCTGCTGACCAATCTGGCGAACCGCGTGCAGCCGCTGATCCGCTACCGCCTCGGCGACAGCGTGACGATGCACCCGGACGACTGTGCGTGCGGCAACCACCGGCCGTCCTTCACCGTCGAAGGTCGCTGCGACGACACGCTGCAGTTTCCGAACGCCGCTGGAGACGTGGTCCACCTGTCGCCGATGGCGGTGACCACGGCGCTGGAGGAGGGGGCGGACGTGCACCGCTTCCAGCTCCGCCAGACCGCCCCCGATGCACTGGAGTTGCGCCTGGACGTGAGCCTGTGCGCCGACCCTGCCGCGCTGCGCGCCGCATCGCTGGAAGCCCTGCGCCGCTACTTCGTCGCGCAAGGCCTGTCGGTGCGCCTGAGCACCAGCGACGAGGCGCCGGTGATCGACCCGCGCAGCGGCAAGCTCCGCCAGGTCGTCAGCGAACTCTGA